The following are encoded together in the Babylonia areolata isolate BAREFJ2019XMU chromosome 18, ASM4173473v1, whole genome shotgun sequence genome:
- the LOC143292063 gene encoding uncharacterized protein LOC143292063 — MDQGLPEKLKKMMTAMSESEDSPSLWGMGVVAITICVRLLHSLAQKELSLLVLEDLGDATSPAVLTLLLACLQVAAAVSVFRVSGLSLATSPTNREAAVLGLASYAGGAFLSNYLLWSDDSAAAACYAAMEPALCVLLLYLAARIPTESNKAGAVVGLCLGAALLSARFALLAPSVHALFRVLASVFLLVRNMVVKHLYDSAVSFHLRGQNTLLAVGAGGTVASVVLAVLVSGDLLLAALMLVVCGVLSVTLMQLLLTLLSLYDTLTVAVFLVWAQVLENVVIVGPAARPALLPVLLGAVLFAAGHYVYFREGLDAGTVHLNIKQVGVKDLFTRLQFILYTTVVLGLLAAILMPYLSDSDFLSNVGLDKFL; from the exons ATGG ATCAAGGTTTACCCgagaaactgaagaaaatgaTGACAGCAATGTCTGAATC ggAGGACAGTCCATCCCTGTGGGGGATGGGCGTGGTGGCCATCACCATCTGCGTCAGACTGCTGCACTCGCTGGCCCAGAAGGAGCTGTCCCTGCTGGTGCTGGAGGACCTGGGCGACGCCACCAGCCCGGCTGTGCTGACCTTGCTTCTGGCGTGCCTGCAGGTGGCGGCCGCCGTCAGCGTGTTCCGGGTCAGCGGCCTCAGCCTggccacctcccccaccaaccgGGAGGCCGCCGTCCTGGGCCTGGCCTCCTACGCGGGCGGCGCCTTCCTCAGCAACTACCTGCTGTGGAGCGACGACTCGGCGGCCGCCGCTTGCTACGCCGCCATGGAGCCCGCCCTGTGCGTGCTGCTGCTCTACCTCGCCGCGCGCATCCCCACGGAGTCCAACAAGGCCGGGGCCGTGGTGGGTCTGTGCCTGGGCGCCGCCCTCCTCTCCGCGCGCTTCGCACTCCTCGCGCCGAGCGTGCACGCGCTGTTCCGCGTGCTGGCGTCCGTGTTCCTGCTGGTGCGGAACATGGTGGTGAAGCACCTGTACGACAGCGCCGTCTCCTTCCACCTGCGCGGGCAGAACACGCTGCTGGCGGTGGGCGCTGGGGGCACGGTGGCGTCGGTGGTGCTGGCCGTGCTGGTGTCGGGCGACCTGCTGCTGGCGGCGCTCATGCTGGTGGTGTGCGGCGTGCTGTCCGTCACGCTGATGCAGTTGCTGCTGACGCTGCTGTCGCTGTACGACACGCTGACGGTGGCCGTGTTCCTGGTGTGGGCCCAGGTGCTGGAGAACGTGGTGATCGTGGGGCCGGCGGCCCGCCCCGCCCTGCTGCCCGTGCTGCTCGGGGCCGTCCTCTTCGCCGCCGGTCACTACGTCTACTTCCGGGAGGGGCTGGATGCCGGCACCGTCCACCTGAACATCAAACAGG tgggtgtGAAAGACCTCTTCACACGTCTACAGTTCATCCTGTACACGACCGTAGTACTGGGACTTCTGGCCGCCATCCTGATGCCTTACCTCAGCGACAGTGACTTTCTCAGCAACGTGGGCCTGGACAAATTTCTGTGA
- the LOC143292276 gene encoding uncharacterized protein LOC143292276, translating to MATGVTCSVVHLAHHPPPVHIPYDRVALPTPIPSQHVHRRPQKESHGGFRWHRPAFQPFQLKPWARDLEAEVEMKESLAVIGPNNKIDMPRIHQRSLTAPPVTVSSLDVHRDKKLGSTKTAQSSPTLRELLTPATKRSVATFPARPPLSKGKQIPGRFFPKPCLTEEQKAQLEGFRRLKPRKAFSLHSASPSHTADITNRVNVFDSSSSVSRMDRQHSPSYNHRIAKTRQQLQKERPELRSEVFAICFKQDLDSKTYDPHSELHSDYYSIKRFKMPTARLGRPIKSGSDDFAVVLRGHRKHLHKKLLLSAESTESLVESLGGQPVRSALSMARRSLPDDRESPRKVIDIETPKADRESEEESEVSGVEQEEPDNTLAPLNSPTDHKGDAFPALV from the coding sequence ATGGCGACTGGTGTGACGTGCAGCGTGGTTCACTTggcccatcaccctccccctgtCCACATCCCCTACGACCGCGTGGCCCTGCCCACCCCCATTCCCAGCCAGCACGTGCATCGCAGACCGCAGAAAGAGAGCCACGGCGGGTTTCGCTGGCACCGTCCTGCCTTCCAGCCCTTTCAACTGAAGCCCTGGGCCAGAGATCTGGAGGCGGAGGTGGAGATGAAGGAGTCTCTGGCCGTCATTGGCCCCAACAACAAGATAGACATGCCTCGGATACACCAGCGATCCCTCACCGCTCCCCCCGTCACCGTGTCCTCCTTGGACGTACACCGTGACAAAAAGCTGGGCAGCACCAAGACGGCCCAGAGCAGTCCTACTCTCCGGGAACTGCTGACGCCCGCCACAAAACGCAGCGTGGCCACATTCCCGGCCCGGCCACCCCTCTCCAAGGGAAAGCAGATCCCTGGCCGCTTCTTCCCCAAGCCGTGTCTCACTGAAGAGCAGAAAGCTCAGCTGGAAGGCTTCAGGCGACTGAAGCCCAGAAAAGCCTTCAGTCTCCACTCCGCGTCCCCATCCCACACTGCCGACATCACGAACCGTGTCAACGTCTTCGATTCGTCCTCCTCCGTGTCACGCATGGATCGTCAGCACAGCCCGTCCTACAATCATCGCATCGCCAAGACCAGACAGCAGCTGCAGAAGGAGCGCCCAGAACTGCGCTCTGAGGTCTTCGCCATCTGCTTCAAGCAGGATCTCGACAGCAAGACTTACGATCCACACAGCGAGCTGCACTCGGATTACTACAGCATCAAACGTTTCAAGATGCCCACGGCGCGCCTGGGTCGACCCATTAAAAGCGGCAGCGACGACTTTGCCGTCGTTCTTCGCGGCCACCGCAAACACCTGCACAAAAAGCTGCTGCTGAGCGCCGAGTCTACCGAGTCCCTGGTGGAGTCCCTGGGCGGTCAGCCAGTCCGCAGCGCCCTCAGCATGGCCCGGAGGTCCCTGCCAGACGACAGGGAGTCCCCACGGAAGGTGATCGACATCGAGACGCCCAAGGCAGACAGGGAGTCGGAAGAGGAGTCTGAGGTCAGTGGTGTCGAGCAGGAGGAGCCGGACAACACGCTGGCCCCGCTCAACTCCCCCACGGACCACAAGGGTGACGCCTTCCCCGCGCTGGTCTGA